The Listeria welshimeri serovar 6b str. SLCC5334 genome has a window encoding:
- a CDS encoding ABC transporter permease, whose product MFLGLRELVYSKLRYILVTGIMVLIMLLSLILSGLANGLAYDNASSVADNGVPYYVLSKDAQDKLSRSQFPESKLADVKKDANVKDAAVLGQSMQTLKRESDDKKFSVALFGIQPDSFLAPKISDGANIQVTKPDEIVVDSSLKSDGIKIGDVLMDDILNRELTVVGFTENQKYSHAPVVYINIATWQEINPVLYHQKIPQTSTIAIKTDNPDKGVKLSDKDLTTIDHKAFLNQIPGYSAEQMTLNMMIYFLIIIGGFILTAFFYVMTLQKTTQFGILKALGTKTSYLVKSIITQVVIISIISILISVGVTLILPSIMPAAMPFRLSPMTIALYSGLFFLVALFGALLSLRRIAKVDALDAIRGGDE is encoded by the coding sequence ATGTTTTTAGGGCTTCGTGAATTAGTTTATTCTAAGTTGCGCTATATTTTAGTAACAGGCATCATGGTCTTAATTATGTTACTATCACTTATTCTATCTGGGCTAGCAAACGGGCTTGCTTATGATAATGCTTCATCTGTAGCAGATAACGGGGTTCCATATTATGTCCTCAGCAAAGATGCTCAAGACAAATTATCTAGATCACAGTTCCCAGAATCCAAACTCGCTGATGTGAAAAAAGATGCGAATGTGAAGGATGCTGCGGTTCTCGGACAATCAATGCAGACATTAAAACGGGAAAGTGACGACAAAAAGTTTAGTGTAGCACTTTTCGGTATTCAACCAGACAGCTTTCTCGCTCCAAAAATTTCTGATGGAGCTAACATACAAGTGACAAAACCGGACGAAATCGTCGTTGATTCTTCTCTTAAATCAGATGGCATCAAAATTGGCGATGTTTTAATGGATGATATTTTAAATAGAGAATTAACGGTTGTTGGCTTTACTGAAAACCAAAAATACAGCCATGCTCCCGTAGTTTATATTAATATCGCAACTTGGCAAGAAATCAATCCTGTTTTATATCACCAAAAAATTCCGCAAACAAGTACCATTGCGATTAAAACAGATAACCCTGACAAAGGGGTCAAACTCTCGGATAAAGATTTAACAACGATTGATCATAAAGCATTTTTAAACCAAATTCCTGGATATTCAGCAGAACAAATGACTCTTAACATGATGATTTACTTCTTAATTATTATTGGCGGATTTATTTTAACAGCATTCTTCTATGTCATGACGCTCCAAAAAACAACGCAATTTGGTATTTTAAAGGCCCTTGGAACGAAAACAAGTTATTTAGTGAAAAGTATTATAACTCAAGTGGTGATTATTTCCATTATTAGTATTTTAATTAGTGTTGGTGTAACGCTAATTTTACCAAGCATTATGCCCGCCGCAATGCCATTTAGATTAAGTCCGATGACGATTGCCCTTTATAGTGGCTTGTTCTTCTTAGTTGCTCTATTTGGCGCCCTTCTATCACTCAGACGAATCGCTAAGGTAGACGCATTAGATGCTATTCGAGGAGGTGATGAATAA
- a CDS encoding Na+/H+ antiporter subunit E, with amino-acid sequence MAFQLILNIILACLWMFLESSFSFATFIIGFIIGIFLLLFMRRFLGTRFYLFRLFALVKLVFRFLHDLIVSTVHVSRIVLKKDMNIRPGIFRYDTTLETDWEVTMLALLITLTPGTLSIDISDDYKAIYVHSLHVPNIEEEIATIRKSYEGAIMEVFHG; translated from the coding sequence ATGGCTTTTCAACTTATTCTTAATATAATACTTGCATGTTTGTGGATGTTTCTTGAGTCATCATTTAGTTTTGCAACATTTATCATTGGCTTTATTATCGGGATATTTTTGCTCTTATTTATGCGACGCTTCCTTGGCACCAGATTTTATCTTTTTCGGTTATTCGCCCTTGTCAAACTGGTTTTCCGCTTCTTACATGATTTAATTGTTTCCACGGTTCATGTAAGTCGAATTGTTTTGAAGAAAGATATGAACATTCGACCAGGGATTTTCAGATATGATACTACGCTTGAAACTGACTGGGAAGTAACTATGCTCGCATTGCTAATTACATTAACTCCTGGAACACTTTCCATTGATATTTCAGATGATTATAAAGCAATCTATGTGCATTCACTCCATGTACCCAATATTGAAGAAGAAATTGCGACGATTCGTAAGTCATATGAAGGTGCGATTATGGAGGTGTTCCACGGATGA
- a CDS encoding lmo2377 family MFS transporter has product MTTRTRNLYILMLANLLMSASMTMIMPFLSLYIETFGDYSNAYVQRWAGYIFGVTFLIAFIFSPIWGRIGDKHGYKGILILTSVGLSICIFLMGFAHSVTYLLILRIFMGVVTGFIGVSNAFIARQTPRNEAGKILGTLQLGGVTGMLFGPLIGGAMADLFGFKDTFTITGIAMMVAALLVAFGVKEIRTEEQKEAAKVVYSRRAVLKQIFTLRVLFTVMVITALIQIANFSVQPLLALYVGDMTNSNNIAFLSGLAFSATGFGNLVMTRKWGQLGDKYGYEKILNILLIMAAVFVIPQAFATNLWVFVFFRFLFGIAIGGMVPCTTAYIRLAAPGVMQGEMLGYNQSARFLGNVIGPILGGTLAGYTGIPSVFLFMSFMFLLAFFILLYALHSDRKRHVNVD; this is encoded by the coding sequence ATGACAACTCGAACAAGGAATTTATACATCTTAATGTTGGCAAATTTGCTGATGTCAGCCAGTATGACAATGATTATGCCATTTTTATCTCTCTACATTGAAACATTTGGTGATTATAGCAATGCGTACGTGCAAAGGTGGGCCGGATACATTTTTGGCGTGACATTTTTAATTGCATTTATATTTTCACCGATTTGGGGACGTATTGGCGATAAGCACGGTTATAAAGGTATTTTGATTTTGACTTCGGTCGGTTTATCCATTTGTATTTTTTTGATGGGATTTGCGCATTCAGTCACTTACTTACTTATTTTGCGGATTTTCATGGGTGTAGTAACAGGTTTTATTGGTGTGAGTAATGCCTTTATTGCGCGTCAAACACCTCGTAATGAAGCTGGGAAAATTCTTGGTACATTGCAACTAGGTGGGGTTACCGGTATGCTATTTGGTCCACTTATTGGTGGCGCGATGGCGGATTTATTTGGATTTAAAGATACTTTTACGATAACGGGGATTGCAATGATGGTTGCGGCTTTGCTTGTTGCTTTTGGTGTAAAAGAAATCCGAACAGAAGAGCAAAAAGAAGCTGCCAAAGTAGTATATTCTCGCCGTGCGGTTTTAAAACAAATTTTTACGCTTCGTGTTCTTTTTACCGTGATGGTCATTACAGCGCTTATCCAAATTGCAAACTTTAGTGTTCAACCGCTTCTTGCACTTTATGTAGGCGATATGACAAATTCAAATAACATTGCGTTCTTATCAGGTTTGGCCTTTTCTGCGACTGGCTTTGGGAATTTAGTGATGACACGGAAATGGGGACAACTTGGTGATAAATACGGGTATGAAAAGATTTTAAATATCCTATTAATTATGGCAGCAGTTTTTGTAATACCGCAAGCTTTCGCCACAAATCTATGGGTATTTGTTTTCTTCCGCTTTTTATTTGGTATTGCGATTGGCGGAATGGTGCCTTGTACAACAGCATATATTCGACTGGCAGCTCCAGGTGTCATGCAAGGTGAAATGCTAGGTTATAATCAAAGCGCTCGTTTTCTAGGGAATGTTATTGGACCTATTCTTGGTGGTACTCTCGCTGGTTATACAGGCATTCCAAGCGTTTTCCTATTTATGAGTTTTATGTTTCTACTTGCATTTTTCATTTTACTTTACGCACTTCATTCTGACCGAAAACGGCATGTTAATGTTGATTAA
- a CDS encoding aspartate kinase — protein MKVIKFGGSSLASGIQLNKVFQLVAEDSDRKIVVVSAPGKRFKADTKVTDLLIDCATKALLGEDTSELFEAVIARYAGIALDTGMDDTIIKQIRSDLQATISSDKSDPDKFLDRMKASGEDNNAKLIAAYFKFKGLNANYINPKDAGLLVTDEHASAQVLPESYDRLFALREREGIIVFPGFFGYTKDGEISTFSRSGSDITGAIVANGAQAELYENFTDVDAVYAVNPAIVKNPKKVLELTYREMRELSYAGFSVFHDEALIPAFHAGIPVHIKNTNNPDSCGTRVVHERENNNGPVVGIASDDGFCSIYISKYLMNREIGFGRKVLQILEDAGLNYEHMPSGIDDLTIIIRENQFSEHTEQTIMSRLKEELNADQVIMQHGISLIMVVGETMRHNVGITSRASKALSDAKVNIEMINQGSSEVSIMFGVKEEQENTAVRALYDEFFSEVFV, from the coding sequence ATGAAAGTAATTAAATTTGGCGGAAGCTCTTTAGCATCCGGGATTCAATTAAATAAGGTTTTCCAACTTGTAGCGGAGGATTCTGACCGAAAAATCGTCGTAGTTTCTGCACCTGGCAAGCGTTTTAAAGCAGATACAAAAGTGACTGATTTACTTATTGATTGCGCAACAAAGGCACTTCTAGGAGAAGATACAAGTGAATTATTTGAAGCAGTTATTGCCAGATATGCTGGTATTGCACTTGATACAGGAATGGACGACACCATCATTAAACAAATTCGCTCGGACTTACAGGCGACCATTTCATCTGATAAAAGCGACCCCGATAAATTTTTAGATCGAATGAAAGCTAGTGGGGAAGATAATAATGCGAAGTTAATCGCGGCTTATTTTAAATTCAAAGGCTTAAATGCCAATTATATTAATCCAAAAGATGCTGGTTTACTTGTGACAGATGAACATGCAAGCGCGCAAGTTTTACCTGAGTCATATGACCGTTTATTTGCACTTCGAGAACGAGAAGGAATTATTGTTTTCCCAGGATTTTTTGGTTATACAAAAGACGGCGAAATTAGCACATTTTCTCGAAGTGGATCTGATATTACCGGAGCAATCGTGGCGAATGGTGCGCAAGCTGAGTTATATGAGAACTTCACTGATGTTGATGCTGTATACGCGGTCAATCCCGCTATTGTGAAAAATCCAAAAAAAGTGCTCGAGCTTACTTACCGAGAAATGCGTGAACTTTCTTACGCTGGCTTCTCTGTTTTTCACGATGAAGCTTTAATTCCAGCGTTCCATGCGGGCATCCCCGTACATATAAAAAATACGAATAATCCTGATTCTTGTGGTACGCGTGTTGTGCATGAACGGGAAAATAATAATGGTCCTGTGGTTGGAATTGCAAGTGATGACGGCTTTTGTAGCATTTATATAAGTAAATATTTGATGAACCGCGAAATCGGCTTCGGACGAAAAGTATTGCAAATTTTGGAAGATGCTGGGTTGAACTATGAACATATGCCATCCGGAATTGATGATTTAACGATTATTATTCGTGAAAACCAGTTTAGTGAGCATACGGAGCAGACGATTATGTCTCGTTTGAAAGAAGAATTGAATGCCGACCAAGTGATTATGCAACACGGCATTTCGCTAATTATGGTGGTTGGCGAAACAATGCGTCATAATGTTGGAATAACATCACGCGCTTCCAAAGCTTTATCGGACGCAAAAGTGAATATAGAAATGATTAATCAAGGTTCTTCTGAAGTGAGTATTATGTTCGGTGTGAAAGAAGAACAAGAAAACACAGCGGTTCGAGCGTTGTATGATGAATTCTTTTCGGAAGTTTTCGTTTAA
- a CDS encoding peptidylprolyl isomerase, with the protein MTYPQLSKEVAPNEIEAEMITNRGTIRIKLFPEIAPKTVENFVTHSKNGYYDGLIFHRVIPEFMIQGGDPDGRGTGGESIWGEAFEDEFSTEAFNLRGALSMANAGPNTNGSQFFIVQKPDMPADMLGQMEQAGFPVEVIEAYKEGGTPWLDGRHTVFGHVIEGMDVVDEIANLPTGMQDKPVNDVVIEKINIK; encoded by the coding sequence ATGACTTACCCGCAATTATCAAAAGAAGTAGCACCTAATGAAATTGAAGCAGAAATGATTACAAACCGAGGAACTATTCGCATTAAATTGTTCCCTGAAATTGCACCAAAAACAGTAGAAAACTTTGTTACTCATTCTAAAAATGGTTACTATGATGGACTTATTTTCCACCGTGTTATCCCTGAATTCATGATCCAAGGTGGCGACCCAGACGGCCGCGGTACTGGTGGCGAAAGCATTTGGGGCGAGGCTTTTGAAGATGAATTCTCTACAGAAGCTTTCAACTTACGCGGAGCTTTATCAATGGCAAACGCTGGTCCAAACACAAACGGCAGCCAATTCTTCATCGTTCAAAAACCAGATATGCCTGCTGATATGCTTGGTCAAATGGAACAAGCTGGATTCCCAGTAGAAGTTATCGAAGCATACAAAGAAGGCGGAACACCATGGTTAGACGGCCGTCACACAGTTTTCGGTCATGTCATCGAAGGCATGGACGTAGTAGACGAAATCGCAAACTTACCAACTGGCATGCAAGACAAACCAGTGAATGACGTTGTGATTGAGAAGATTAATATTAAATAA
- a CDS encoding Na+/H+ antiporter subunit A, which translates to MSFLHLAILLPFIVALLIPLFYRWTKQVHTGWLVLPIPVILFIYFLTFIPKTMHEATIVSMPWIPRLGINFTVVVDGLSLLFALLITGIGSLVTFYSIYYLGKKKERLSNFYTFLFMFMTAMLGVVLSDNLIVLYLFWELTSISSFLLIGYWYHRERSRYGARKSMMITVFGGLMMLGGFILLHIMSDSFSIRAIIQNADIISHNSLFIPAMILVLLGAFTKSAQVPFHIWLPDAMEAPTPVSAYLHSATMVKAGIYIVARFTPLFASSGVWFWTVSLVGITTLFWGSLNATKKNDLKAILAYSTISQLGMIMALLGVGAASLHFDTLSDDIYVMAIVAAVFHLFNHATFKGSLFMMVGIVDHETGTRDIRRLGGLMRIMPITATIAFIGTFAMAGIPPFNGFLSKEMFFESMINITHLQLFDASTWGILLPVVAWVASVFTFVYSMIIFFKTFTGKVKPFLLPKKPHEAPFGLLLPPIILSIFVVLIGLFPNLIAKPILEPAVRAIVPGLATDFSIHISLWHGFTPALLMTFGVVAVGILLFLTHKYWKPWITTRVPKALRIGKTYDNGMYYLEQGSYRMTMFIMTGWLRTYLNYMLSAFILMMASVMIFTNALDFNFSSMTKVTVVDFVLAAVILVTLVGIVFSKSRITSIILLGAMGYTISIFFVISRAPDLALTQLIIETISVVLYLLVFYHLPQFSNIEEKPKWLSMKTFLSIGVGIIITLVSLSAYNTSFYDSISKYYVDNAYVEAAGRNIVNVILVDFRGFDTMFETAVLSIAAIGIYAMIKLRLTKRGENDENE; encoded by the coding sequence TTGTCATTTCTTCATTTAGCAATTCTTCTGCCGTTTATTGTGGCGCTGCTAATTCCACTATTTTATCGGTGGACTAAACAAGTTCATACTGGCTGGTTAGTACTTCCAATTCCAGTGATATTGTTTATTTACTTCTTAACTTTTATTCCAAAGACTATGCACGAGGCAACAATTGTATCAATGCCTTGGATTCCACGACTTGGAATTAATTTTACAGTAGTGGTTGATGGGCTAAGTTTACTATTTGCACTACTTATTACTGGAATTGGTTCACTCGTTACTTTTTACTCTATTTATTATTTAGGGAAAAAGAAAGAACGACTTAGCAATTTCTATACATTTTTATTTATGTTTATGACCGCAATGCTCGGGGTTGTCTTGAGTGATAACTTGATTGTGTTGTATCTTTTCTGGGAGCTTACTTCGATTAGTTCGTTCTTATTGATTGGCTATTGGTACCATCGTGAGCGTTCACGTTATGGAGCTCGTAAATCGATGATGATTACTGTATTTGGCGGACTAATGATGCTTGGCGGTTTTATTTTACTTCATATTATGAGTGATTCTTTTTCTATTCGTGCCATCATTCAAAACGCGGATATAATTAGTCACAACAGTTTATTCATTCCAGCAATGATTCTCGTCTTGCTTGGTGCATTTACGAAATCTGCACAAGTGCCATTCCATATTTGGCTTCCAGACGCAATGGAAGCACCTACTCCGGTGAGCGCATATCTTCACTCTGCTACGATGGTTAAAGCTGGGATTTATATTGTGGCTCGTTTTACACCTCTATTCGCAAGTTCAGGTGTTTGGTTTTGGACGGTATCACTCGTTGGGATTACAACGCTTTTCTGGGGTTCACTTAATGCTACGAAGAAAAATGATTTAAAAGCGATTTTGGCTTACTCGACAATTAGTCAACTCGGTATGATTATGGCTCTTCTTGGTGTCGGAGCTGCCTCGCTTCATTTTGATACGCTTAGTGATGACATTTATGTGATGGCTATTGTGGCAGCTGTATTCCATCTATTTAATCATGCAACATTTAAAGGTAGCTTGTTTATGATGGTCGGTATTGTCGATCACGAAACTGGCACTCGGGATATTAGACGACTAGGCGGCTTAATGCGTATCATGCCTATTACAGCGACAATTGCATTTATCGGAACTTTTGCAATGGCCGGGATTCCCCCTTTTAATGGATTTTTAAGTAAAGAAATGTTTTTTGAAAGCATGATAAATATTACGCATTTGCAGTTATTTGATGCAAGTACTTGGGGCATTTTACTTCCAGTTGTGGCTTGGGTTGCTAGTGTATTTACATTTGTTTATAGTATGATAATTTTCTTCAAAACATTCACTGGAAAAGTGAAGCCTTTCTTACTTCCGAAAAAACCTCATGAAGCACCATTCGGGCTGCTTTTACCACCTATTATTTTATCCATTTTTGTTGTATTGATTGGCTTATTCCCTAATTTAATTGCGAAGCCGATTTTGGAACCAGCAGTAAGAGCAATTGTTCCAGGACTAGCTACTGATTTTTCTATTCATATTAGTTTATGGCATGGCTTTACACCTGCTTTATTGATGACGTTTGGCGTTGTTGCTGTTGGAATTTTGTTGTTCCTTACACACAAATACTGGAAACCTTGGATTACTACCCGAGTTCCAAAAGCACTACGTATTGGAAAAACATATGATAATGGGATGTACTATTTAGAGCAAGGTTCCTACCGGATGACCATGTTTATTATGACTGGTTGGCTCAGAACTTACTTAAATTATATGTTATCCGCTTTTATCTTAATGATGGCTTCGGTGATGATTTTTACAAATGCACTTGATTTCAACTTTTCGAGTATGACAAAAGTGACAGTCGTTGATTTTGTTTTAGCAGCAGTTATTTTAGTAACTTTAGTTGGAATTGTCTTTTCAAAATCGCGTATTACATCCATTATTTTGCTTGGAGCGATGGGCTATACGATTAGTATTTTCTTCGTTATTTCAAGAGCGCCTGACCTTGCTTTGACACAACTTATTATTGAAACTATTTCCGTTGTGCTATATCTACTTGTGTTCTATCATCTTCCCCAATTCAGTAATATTGAGGAAAAGCCGAAATGGTTATCAATGAAGACATTTTTGAGTATCGGGGTTGGAATTATTATTACGCTGGTTTCGCTATCGGCTTATAATACGTCGTTCTATGATTCTATTTCGAAATACTATGTGGATAACGCATATGTAGAAGCAGCTGGACGTAATATTGTTAATGTTATCTTAGTGGACTTCCGTGGCTTTGATACAATGTTTGAAACAGCTGTACTATCTATTGCCGCAATTGGTATTTATGCGATGATAAAATTACGACTAACGAAACGAGGTGAGAATGATGAAAACGAATGA
- a CDS encoding Na(+)/H(+) antiporter subunit B — protein MMKTNDVLLRNVTKVVAFIIFLFSLHLFFAGHYNPGGGFVAGLTTAGAITLTLLAYDTKTVASMLNINTIMLTGVGLVFALGTGMIGIFTGDPFLTHKFGHVDLPILGDTALHTATLFDLGVYLVVVGVTLTIIQTIGESD, from the coding sequence ATGATGAAAACGAATGACGTTCTACTTAGGAATGTGACGAAAGTAGTAGCTTTCATTATTTTCTTATTCTCACTTCACCTATTCTTTGCAGGACACTATAATCCTGGCGGCGGGTTTGTTGCTGGTCTTACAACAGCAGGTGCAATTACTTTAACACTACTTGCTTATGATACAAAAACGGTTGCTAGTATGCTCAATATTAATACTATTATGCTCACTGGAGTCGGTCTTGTTTTTGCTCTAGGCACTGGAATGATTGGTATTTTCACCGGAGATCCTTTTTTAACACATAAATTTGGTCATGTTGATTTGCCAATTTTAGGAGATACTGCCCTCCACACAGCGACTCTGTTTGACCTTGGTGTTTACTTAGTCGTTGTTGGTGTGACACTTACGATAATTCAAACGATTGGGGAGAGTGACTGA
- a CDS encoding Na+/H+ antiporter subunit D encodes MNNLILMPILIPFFGAITLMLLPKRVIVQRIFALIFSGILVVASLFLVFYIRENGITTVNIGNWAAPFGITMVGDMLAILLTATTSIILFCVILYSFYTIGKPREKFLYYPAILFMIVGVNGSFLTGDIFNMFVFFEVMLMASYVLLVIGGTQVQLKATIKYLLINVVGSGFFVVAIALLYSMIGTLNMADISQKITDLNGVNTGMISVVAVLFLFVFGLKAGLFPLYFWLPGSYFAPPIPVLALFGGLLTKVGVYAIIRTYTLFFSSLTDFVVPLLGILAIVTIILGVIGAISYYDMKTIVIYNIMIAIGIILFSVSIMTRESMTGAVFYLIHDMIIKAALFLIVGIVMAITGYSSVKKFSGLMSVKPSLGWVFFIATLGLAGIPPLSGFIGKLLIVEGAFSAGQIVGGIIVLLSSLFVLMSLIKVFTKGFWGEKKGVFNLQIPYKKMLVPVVILLAISIGYGVFSNAIYPFIEQAVDPLVDPSVYIQAVIKE; translated from the coding sequence ATGAATAATTTAATTTTAATGCCGATATTGATACCTTTCTTTGGAGCAATTACTTTAATGTTACTTCCAAAAAGAGTTATCGTCCAACGAATATTTGCCCTTATTTTCAGTGGTATTCTGGTTGTAGCATCACTATTTCTTGTTTTTTATATTCGAGAAAATGGAATTACAACTGTTAACATTGGTAACTGGGCTGCTCCATTTGGAATTACGATGGTTGGCGATATGCTTGCGATTTTACTTACTGCTACGACAAGCATTATTCTCTTCTGCGTGATTCTTTACTCCTTTTATACGATTGGGAAGCCACGTGAGAAATTTCTTTATTATCCAGCGATTCTCTTTATGATTGTTGGGGTAAATGGTTCGTTTTTAACTGGGGATATTTTCAATATGTTTGTATTCTTTGAAGTTATGCTGATGGCTTCTTATGTGTTACTTGTCATTGGCGGGACACAAGTTCAACTTAAAGCAACGATAAAATATTTACTAATTAATGTGGTTGGTTCTGGATTTTTCGTTGTAGCGATTGCACTGCTTTATTCGATGATTGGCACACTCAACATGGCGGATATTTCGCAAAAAATTACGGACTTAAATGGTGTGAACACTGGAATGATTAGTGTTGTCGCAGTACTCTTCTTGTTTGTATTCGGACTGAAAGCCGGGCTCTTCCCGCTTTATTTCTGGCTTCCTGGTTCTTACTTTGCACCGCCAATTCCAGTACTCGCCTTATTTGGCGGACTTTTGACAAAGGTTGGAGTTTACGCGATTATCCGAACTTACACACTATTCTTTAGCTCACTCACTGACTTTGTTGTTCCGTTACTTGGAATTCTCGCGATTGTGACGATTATTCTTGGTGTTATTGGGGCAATTAGTTATTACGATATGAAAACGATTGTGATTTACAATATTATGATTGCGATTGGTATTATCTTGTTTAGTGTTTCGATTATGACTCGTGAATCGATGACCGGCGCTGTATTTTACTTAATTCACGATATGATCATCAAAGCCGCGCTCTTCCTTATTGTTGGGATTGTTATGGCGATTACTGGTTACTCTAGTGTAAAAAAATTCAGCGGGCTTATGAGCGTCAAACCGTCACTTGGTTGGGTTTTCTTTATTGCTACGCTTGGTCTTGCTGGAATCCCGCCTCTCAGCGGATTTATCGGAAAACTTTTGATTGTAGAAGGAGCTTTCTCTGCTGGCCAAATTGTTGGCGGAATCATCGTTTTACTATCAAGTTTATTCGTTCTTATGTCTTTAATTAAAGTCTTTACAAAAGGCTTCTGGGGTGAGAAAAAAGGGGTATTCAATTTACAAATCCCTTATAAAAAAATGCTTGTACCTGTCGTGATTTTACTTGCGATTTCCATTGGTTATGGTGTGTTTAGTAACGCAATCTATCCGTTTATCGAACAGGCGGTTGACCCACTTGTTGACCCTTCTGTTTATATTCAAGCGGTGATAAAGGAGTGA
- a CDS encoding ABC transporter ATP-binding protein: METLLSFDKVYKDYPSGPSIIHALKETNFEAKKGELIAIVGPSGSGKSTLLSLAGALLTPTGGTISINGKSVGNLSSKEQTALRLEEIGFIFQAAHLVPYLHVKDQISFIGKMAGKSAAELEKDTASLLSQLGISDRANFYPKDLSGGQKQRVAIARALINQPSVILADEPTASLDTERSREVVELIRNEVVKTSRTAIMVTHDERMLDLVDHVYRMEDGILTQES; this comes from the coding sequence ATGGAAACTCTACTATCTTTTGATAAAGTATATAAAGATTACCCGTCCGGTCCTTCAATTATTCATGCACTGAAGGAAACAAATTTTGAAGCAAAAAAAGGCGAATTAATCGCAATTGTCGGTCCAAGTGGTTCTGGTAAAAGTACGTTATTATCTCTTGCGGGTGCACTCTTAACACCAACTGGCGGTACGATTTCTATTAACGGCAAGTCAGTCGGAAATTTATCTTCTAAAGAACAAACCGCTCTTCGTTTAGAAGAAATCGGCTTTATTTTCCAAGCTGCTCACTTAGTTCCTTATTTACATGTCAAAGACCAAATCAGTTTTATTGGTAAAATGGCTGGGAAAAGCGCGGCGGAACTTGAAAAAGATACTGCATCACTTCTAAGCCAACTCGGAATCAGTGATCGTGCGAATTTCTATCCAAAAGATTTATCTGGCGGTCAGAAGCAACGTGTGGCTATTGCTCGTGCGCTGATTAATCAACCTTCCGTTATTTTAGCCGATGAACCAACTGCGAGTCTTGATACTGAAAGAAGTCGTGAAGTGGTTGAACTAATTCGGAATGAAGTTGTAAAAACGAGTCGAACAGCGATTATGGTAACACATGATGAGCGTATGCTAGATTTAGTAGACCATGTTTACCGTATGGAAGACGGAATACTTACCCAAGAAAGCTAA
- a CDS encoding Na(+)/H(+) antiporter subunit C, translating into MELLMSILIGLIFAAAVYLILSKSLLRIIIGTAVLSHGVNLLVLTMGGLKKGRVPILGTPGAGTYNDPLPQALILTAIVISFGVTAFFLVLAYRAYQELDSESVSKTRGHEADDE; encoded by the coding sequence ATGGAACTATTAATGTCTATATTAATCGGCTTGATTTTTGCTGCTGCTGTCTACTTAATTCTCTCTAAAAGTTTGCTACGGATTATTATTGGAACAGCTGTCCTAAGTCATGGTGTCAATTTACTTGTACTAACAATGGGCGGACTCAAAAAAGGGCGCGTACCGATTCTTGGTACACCGGGAGCTGGGACATACAATGATCCTCTCCCACAAGCACTTATTTTAACTGCGATTGTTATAAGCTTTGGTGTAACTGCCTTTTTCCTTGTTCTTGCTTATAGAGCGTATCAGGAGCTTGATAGCGAGAGTGTATCCAAGACGAGAGGACATGAAGCCGATGATGAATAA
- a CDS encoding PTS sugar transporter subunit IIB encodes MKNIVLVCAAGMSTSLLVTKMRKAAEERGETCEIEAYSIAEVSNLIDDADVVLLGPQVRYQKKTVDELAAGKIPVDVIDMAAYGTMNGEKVLGQALDLIDGFQK; translated from the coding sequence ATGAAAAATATTGTTTTAGTATGTGCGGCAGGGATGTCAACAAGCCTTTTAGTAACAAAAATGCGTAAAGCAGCTGAAGAACGTGGAGAAACTTGTGAAATTGAAGCATACTCCATTGCTGAAGTAAGTAACTTAATTGATGATGCAGATGTAGTGCTTTTAGGACCACAAGTACGTTACCAGAAAAAAACAGTGGATGAATTAGCTGCTGGAAAAATTCCAGTAGATGTAATCGACATGGCAGCTTATGGTACTATGAACGGTGAAAAAGTATTAGGTCAAGCATTAGATTTAATTGATGGGTTCCAAAAATAA